The Arthrobacter oryzae DNA window GGACCGTATGCCTCAATGCGCGCGTCATGCCAGCCGCCCTTGCCGTTCTCGTCGACGCTGTAGTCGACGATCGCAGTGTGGTCGGTGAAAAAGTTGCCGAAACCTGGGTTCGCCAGGATGGCTGCACGCTCTTCAGCAGACTTCGGGGTTACCGAGGGCTGATGGGTGAATTCGACGCCATGGGCAGTCTGAGTCATGGTTCCTCCACGGTCGGCTGCCTGGTGTGTGAACGTGGTTCAGCGTCGGACCACGGCAGCATGTTGGTGATTCGAAACAAGCTTACGCCCGATGCGGACGCCTAAAGGGCGGCGGCGATTGCGTCGCCGACCTCGCTGGTGGCGCGCTCCCGGCCATCGCGGCTTTCGACGTCGGCAATGACTGCCGCCTCGATCTTCTTCGCTGCATCGGCATAGCCGAGGTGGTCCAGGAGCAGGGCAGCGGACAGGATCGCCGCCGTCGGATCAGCCTTCTGCTGGCCGGCGATGTCAGGGGCGGATCCGTGGACCGGCTCGAACATGGACGGCGCGGTGCGTTCCATGTTGATGTTGCCCGAGGCCGCGAGGCCGATGCCGCCCGTGACGGCCGCGGCGAGGTCGGTGATGATGTCACCAAAAAGGTTGTCCGTGACGATGACGTCGAAGCGGGCAGGGTCGGTGACCATGAAGATGGTGGCGGCGTCAATGTGCAGGTAGTCATGCGTGACGTCAGGGAACTCCTGCGCCACGGCTTCCACGGTGCGCTTCCACAGGTGGCCGGCGAACACCAGCACATTGTGCTTGTGGACGAGGGTGACATGCTTGCGCGGGCGTTCGCTGGCCCGGCGGAACGCGTCGCGGACCACACGCTCGACGCCGTGGGCGGTATTCAGCGATACTTCCGTGGCGACCTCGTGCTTGGTCCCGGCACGCAGCGTGCCACCGTTGCCGACGTAGGGACCTTCGGTGCCTTCGCGGACCACAATGAAGTCAATCTCGCCGGGATTGGCAAGCGGGCTGCCCACGCTGCCGAACAGGCGGGACGGGCGAAGATTGACGAAGTGGTCAAGGCTGAAGCGAAGCTTCAGCAGCATCTCACGCTCGATGATGCCGGACGGGATCCGGGTGTCACCGGGGGCCGCACCGACGGCGCCGAACAGGATGGCGTCCCGGGTGCGGAGATCGCTGAGGACTTCCTCCGGGAGGGTTTCGCCCGTCTCGAGCCAGTGCTGGGCTCCGAGCTTATAGTGGGTCTGGTCCAGGGTGACGCCTTCGGCGGCCACAACTTTCTCCATCACCTTCAAGGCTTCGGCGATGACCTCGGGGCCGATGCCGTCGCCGGGGATGACTGCCAGATTAATCGTGGATGCGCTCATCTTTTCAGGGTAACGAAGCCATCCACATGATGGTCAAGTTGTCTCATCATCCGAACACCGCCACGGCGTCGGCAGGAACCCGCAGGTCATTGCCCCGATACTGGCGAGGCCACGACGGCAACATTCTTGCCCCACGGATCCTCGGTATAGCAGCTGATGAGCACCAGCCGGTTGGGCACCACCGCCCAGATGGGGCTGTCTTTCAGGGTCGCCTTGGTATAGGTGGTGACCGAGTCCACCCGGTAGGTCATGGCACCGGTCGACGTGGTGACCGTCAGCTCGTCTCCTGCCGCGGCGGCGGAACTCAGGTGGTTGAACGGCGCATCCAGCCCCTCCCAGCTGTGGCCGATGACGTAGCTCGTATTCACGGAGCCGTCCCCCGGCGTCCCGAGGTTCGCGAGCCAGTAACCGTCCATCGTCTCCGGCGGCACGATGCTGTGGCTCGCGGCGTCGACGGACTGCGGTTCCAGGGGGTGCACCACAACGTCCATGCCGGCGGCGGGGTACGTAATCCGTTGCGGTGCGGCTGCAGCGGGATACAAAGGAGCAGGCGGCGGCGCGGATGTCCCGCCGTCGGCCAGCGGGACGGGAGGCAGCGTGGCCTGTTCCGTGGCCGGTGCTGGCTCCCGTGCTGCGTCGTCCGGCTCCGGCCGGCTCTCCGACAGGACTACCGCCGCCGGTTCCCCGGCAGCAGGTGCCCCCTGGCTGCCGGGGCCGGTTACGCCGTACACCAGCCAGGCTCCCAGTAGCCCGGCAATGCAGACGGCGAGCACCAAAAGGTCCCTCAAGCTCAGGACGGGGCCGCGGACGACGGCGGAATGCTTGCGCCGGTTCCAGTGGTCACGGACCATGGCGGGGCTCCTCGGGGTGCTGGAATGGATTGGCGGAATAGCGGGAACCGGCCGGGGCGGGCGCCGTAACCTCTCGGCGCCCGCCCCGGCTTGGCTCTCCTAGCCGTCCGCGCCGCGGGACCGCAGGCCGCTCTTCACGAGCACCCAGCCGCCCACCGCGGTGAAGAGGCCGGTCAGAACGGCCAGCCAGGCGGGAATCCCGTTGCCGGAGCTGCCAACGGCAGTCTGGACGTTATAACCCGCGTTGTTGGCTGCCGGAACGGCCGCTGCGGCGGCCCCCCGGGGCGTTGCCGCAACCGGCGTTACCGCGGCGCCCGCCGCAGGAACCGCAGCAGGAACCGCAGCCGGGACGGCCGCCGGAGCCGGTGTGGCAGAGCCCGGAGTGAGCGCCGGCGGTACCGCCAGGTCCTCGTTGGCCGGAGGTGGAACCACCGGGTCAACAGGAACCACCGGGTCAACCGGGTCAACCGGGTCAACCGGGTCAACCGGGTCAACCGGATCCACCGGATCCACCGGATCCACCGGATCCACCGGATCAACCGGATCAACCGGATCAACCGGATCAACCGGATCCACCGGATCAACCGGTGCGGCAACGCATCCGTTGGCCAGCAAAGCGATGTTTTCTGGCGTCAGGTTCTGCCCGTTCGGAATGTCGTTCCCAAGGTTCGCCGGCACGATGTCGCCGGTATCACCGACGTGCGCGGCCAAAGCACTCAGGCTGATGGTTTCAAACAGATAGGGGTTGGTTGCCGAGCCTGTGGCATGGCAAATGGTGATCTTTTCAGGTGGTGCGGCGTAGGCCGCGACTGTGGCCCCCATGAGTCCCAGTCCCACCACCCCCAGAGTGGCGATTGTTCGTTTCATGTTCGGTTCCTCCATACCAAATCCGATTCGAACTGACCAGACTGTGCGGAGTAACCGTCTTCGAGACCAGGAAAAGCAAAACCTGTGTGAGACCTCAAACAGCGAAATGAAGGTGACAGTTACTCCCCAGACAGTGTCATCAGTTCGCTTGCCTTTTCAGGCTAGGTTCGCGGCGAAGGTTAAACCCGAGTAACTGGTACGCGTTTACTCATGCGGGCGCAGGTGGCAATTACTTGCTTTACGGAGGTGTTCACTCGAACGCATGGGGCGGACTACTTGGAACGGCTTTCCCGGGCGGCCGCACACTGCCGGCAGCTGAGGCGGACACGGCCGTCCCCAGGGCAAAAGATGGCTCCCCCACCTGCCTGGGCACGTGAGGGAGCATCGGGTGAAATGACCGGGGCTGACCCTGGATCGTCAGGGCGCCCGGCGGCGTTTGGGCCGCGGAGTTTACGCCTCGGCCGGCTCCTCATACTTCGGGAAGATCGGCGCCGGGGCGGGAAGCTCCGTGCCGGGAACCAGCGGCGTGGCGATCGCATCGAAGCGGCGGGCGTCGCCGTCGGGCTGGCCGAGTGTCCCCAGAAGCGCGGCAGACGCCGTCGGCATGACCGGCTGGACCAGGATGGCCACGATCCGGAGCACCTCGAGGGTCACGTAGAGCACGGTGTTCATGCGCTCGACGTCGGTCTTCCGCAGGACCCACGGCGCCTGCTCGGCGAAGTACGCGTTGGTGTCGCCCAGGACGCCCCAGATCGCCTCCAGGGCACGGCTGAATTCCTGTTTCTCGAACGCTGCCCGGGCGGCATCCAGCAACCCGTTGGCCTGGGCCAGCAGGGCTGTGTCCTCCGCCGTGAAGGCGCCGGGGACCGGGACCCTGCCCTCGCAGTTCTTGGCGACCATGGACAAAGAACGCTGTGCCAGGTTGCCGAAATTGTTGGCGAGGTCCGAGTTCATCCGGCCCACGATGGCTTCATGGCTGTAGCTGCCGTCGGCACCGAAGGGCACCTCACGCAGGAAGAAGAAACGCACCTGGTCCAGGCCGTACTGGGCCACGAAATCCGACGGCGCCACCACGTTGCCCAGCGACTTGGACATCTTGACGCCGTTGTTGTTCAGGAAGCCGTGGATCATGATCCGCCTGGGCAGCTCCAGACCGGCGCTCATCAGGAAAGCCGGCCAGTAGATGGCGTGGAACCGGGAAATGTCTTTGCCGATCACGTGGACATCTGCCGGCCAGAACTTCCTGAACGACTCCGAGTCCGTGTCCGGGTAGCCCACGCCCGTGAGGTAGTTGGTCAGCGCATCCACCCACACGTACATCACGTGCTTGTCGTTGCCCGGAACCGGAACACCCCAGTCGAACGTCGTGCGGCTGATGGAGAGGTCCTCCAGTCCGCGCTTGACGAAGCTGATGACCTCGTTGAACCGGGACTGCGGGGCGCCGAATTCAGGATGTGCCTCGTAGAGCGCCAGCAGCTTGTCCTGGTAGGCCGAGAGCCGGAAGAAGTAGCTCTCCTCAGCCGTCCATGTCAGTTCGGTGTCCGTCTCCCGCGAGTAGCGCAGGCCGTCTTCCTTGACCACGGTCTCGTCTTCGACGTAGTACGCCTCGTCGCGGACCGAGTACCAGCCCTCGTATTTGGACAGGTAAATGTCACCGTTGGCCTCCATCTTCTTCCAGATGGCCTGGGACGCGGCGTAGTGGTCTTCGTCCGTGGTCCGGATGAAGCGGTCGTACGAGATGCCCAGGGCGGAATGGGCAGCCTTGTAGATTTCGGCGTTCCGGTCCACCAGTTCCTTGGGGGTGATCCCTTCCTTCTCGGCCGTCTGCGCGATCTTCATACCGTGCTCGTCCGTGCCCGTCAGGAAGAAGACGTCATAACCGTCCAGGCGCTTGAACCGGGCCATCGCATCGGTGGCGATGTACTCGTACGCGTGGCCGATGTGCGGCACGCCGTTGGGGTACGTGATGGCAGTGGTGATGTAGAACGGGGTCTGGGCTGAAGACGACACTCTGGGAAGTTACCTTTTTTCGGAAGCGGTGGCGGGACCGGCAGCGTGGGTTGCTACCCCTAAATCTAGATCAGTTCGGTCAGGGTATCGCTGAGACGGACAAGTTCGTGGTCATGTGACGCCACCAGCACGGCAATTCCGTCGGACGTGGTGTCCTTCAGGATGCTGATGATTCGGTTGGCCGAGGTGCGGTCCAGGCTCGCCGTAGGTTCGTCGACCACCAGCACGCGTGTGCCCAGGATCAGGGCACGCGCGATCGCCACCCGCTGACGCTCGCCGCCGGAGAGCTGGGCCGGGCGGTGGCGCATGCGGCGCCCCAGGCCAACGAGGTCAAGGAGGTCCTTGGCCATGTCCCGGCGCTGGTCAACTTCGCCGTCCGGAACGGCCGGCAGCAGCACGTTCTCGAGCGCGCTCATGCCGTCGATCAGGGCACCGCCCTGGTCGACGTAGCCGATCAGGGCCCGACGGCGGTCGGCGATCTCGTCGTCGCCCATGCTCTCGAGGGACTGGCCCTCCCAGAAGACCCGGCCCGACGTCGGCAGCGTGAGTCCCGCGCCGACGGTCAGGATGCTGGTCTTACCGGAACCGCTTCGGCCGGCAACGCAGTGCATTTCCCCGGCGTGGAGGGTCAGGTCAAAGCCCTCGACGACGTTGACGGCGTCGGCCCCGCCCTTCTGCCCGCCGTAGCGGATGGTGATGTTGCTCAGTTCCAGCGGGGTCCCGTGGTCTGCGGCCTTCAGGATGGTGTTGGCACGGGTCTGGAGCGAGCCGTCCCCGGCGTCATCCTGGGGAATCCGGTCGAGATTCAGGTCGTTGTTCATTGGACCACTTTCGTTGCAATTGGAATCCAGCAAAGTACAGCCACGAGTCCGGCCAGGGCGGCCCAGAGCGCAGCATAGGGGGCGAGCAGGAGCCCGATGCCGAGGGCGCCGACCACGCCCAGCGGCAAGGCCACCGTGCCCACGAGGGCGTTTTCGAACAGCCGGACCTGGCCCAGCATGTCCGGGTTCCAACCCATCGCTTCGAGCGTGCCGAGGTACTGGCGTTTGGCCTGGAGCTCAAAGCGCCCGGTCACGAGGGTCAATACCAGTCCCACTGCCACGCCGGACAAGGCCAGGATGATGCTGGGCAGTGCCACGCTGGCGGCAGCCAGCCCGCTCAGGGCACTCGCACCGGCGGCACGGGGGATGTCGATCAGCAGGGCGATCAGCCCGCCAACGGCTGCGCCAAAGACGCCCACCGCAACTGCCAGCGAGATGGTGTTGAACTTGTTGGTGCTCAGCTGGCGGTTGGCGAACGTGAGCGGGGAGTCGACGGCGATCAGCCGCTCGTCGTGCTGCGGTTCCTGGTCCACCTCGTCACGGTGCCTCAGCTGCCGCGCCGCGAAGTACGCTGCGGCGGCATAGAGCACCAGTACCGATGCGGAAACGATGACCGTTGCGAGGTTCCAGCTGACGAGGCTCAGGATGGTTCCTGCAATCGCCAGGAGGGCGGCTCCCACGGCAAATTCGGCAAGAACCCAGCTCCGGATCCTGTTCTGGGTCCAGCCCATGGCACGGAGGGTGCCGGCTTCGCGGCGGCGCTGGCGGATGTAGCTGACGGTGGAGGCGCCGGTGAGCAGGGCTGCGCCGCACAGGGTGAGGAACAACAGCGTGATGTTCGTTCCGGTCAGGGACCCGGACACCGCGTCGGCGGCGTCCTGGCGGACCCAGGACTGGGTGACGGTGCCAAGCGCGGATTCCTTGCCGGCGCCGTCCTTGGAGTAGCCCGGCACGAAGATGTTGGCGTCTTCACGCGCCGAGCCGGCAACGACGGTTGCTTCCAGGCCCATGTCACGGATTTCGTCCGCGAGCTGCTCAACCTCGGGCTGGGACTCCTTCCAGCTGCCCGGCGCCTTGGCCCGGACGCGGACGGCGTCGATGACCGAAGCGTTGTCTTCGTAACCGCGGGCGGCGGCGAGGCCGTAGTAGTCGGTGATCGCGCCGGCGGACTGGCTGACCAGGCCCGTGGCGCTCAACGACGGCTTGAGTTCGGTGTCCTCCACCTTGTTGCCCTGGGCATCCTCGGTCAGGGTCATCGGTGAGGGGTCGTAGCCGCCCAGGGGCAGCCGGTTGATGTCCCCCGCGGCTTCCTGGACCTTGTCGGCGTCGAACGTGCCGTAGACCATGGCCAGCGGCGCGGCGACCTTGGTACCGGTCTCCAGGCTTTCGCGGTAGGACCGCTCGTCGACGGGCTCGCGCTGGGTCTGGTCCACGGGCGCGTTGTTGGCACCCTTCTCCGGGAGCCGGTTGACGGTCACCCACTCCCCCGGCGTGGCGGTCTTGTCCACGGCGCCGTTGCCGGCGGTGGAGCCGTCCGTGTACTTGGGTGCCGACGCGAAGTCCGTGCTCCAGGTTGCCGGGTTGTACAGGCCCTGGCTGAAGTTTCCGGTGTTTCCCAGAAGCTGGGAGTAGTCCTGCGAGCCGGGCCACGAGAGCGCGAACGGTGACTTGGAAACGAACGGCAGGTAGTCCTTGTCCAGCGAACGGGTCACCGTGCCGACGTCCTTGACGACGTTTCCGGAGTCGTCGATCTCCTCGATCTTCACCGAGTATTTGAGGTCCAGCGAGGTGCCGGAGCGGACAATCAGCGGGATGGCCTGGGAGTCCGCAGTCAGCTGGCCGTTCCGCTTGGCCTGCTGGTACTGCGTCATCAGGGGCGCCCAGTACTTGAGTTTGACGCCGAGGAAGTCCGGCCCTTCCTCGAGCTCCTCCATGCTGATGCCGGTAGTGAAGAGGCTCTCGAAATGACGGCCGATGGCCCCGGCGTTCCGGGCGTCCGCCGGCGGCGCCTTTTCGAGGGGCGCCAGGAAGTCGCCTGCCGTGCCCAGCAGCGCGCGCTCGGACACGGGGTCGACGGCGACGACGGACTCAGTCACCTGCGGCGCCAGCGGAAGCGACACGGACAGGTTGAAGAGGTTGTGCTCGGAGCCTCCGGCCGGAGCCGGGAATTTGATGCCGGTTTCCCCTTCGGCGCCTGCGATGCGGATGCTCTTGCCGCCGGCCGTCTGCTCTTCGATGAGCCTGGCCTTGCCGAGGGATCCTTCGGCCATGGACTTGAACAGGGTCTGTTCGGACTGGCCGTCCGAACTAACGGCACTGGCCGTCATCCGGTACTTCTTCGCCTCGTCGGACAAGACCGATTCCGCCGCCGGCCACTTGCTGGGGTCCGTTCCGCCCGGCTCCCCGGCGGTCGCCGTGCCCACAAGGCCGGCGTTGAATCCGAGGTAGTCCATGGCGTCGAGCCGGGGGGACTCGAGGTTTTGCGAGACGCGTGACACCAGGCTGATCGGAGCGGCCACCGAGGTGCCCGAGAGCTTCCTGATGCCATCCAGCTGGTCGAAACTGATGCCACCCTGGCCGTTGGCGATTTCCGGCTGCATCAGCACTCCGCCGGAGCCTGCTTTGGCCTGGACCAGGATGTCATAGAGTCCGCGGGAATTCTGGTCAACTGTACGGTTGAGCGCAGCCTGTGACTGGCCCTGGACGAGGACGGACAAACACATGGCGACGATCAAAATGGCCGCGGTCAGCAAAAGCACTCGGCTTCTGATGAACCTCTGGACGGCGTTCATTGGGCTCCCTGAAAGCTGTATTGCGTGAGCGCACACCTCAGTCACTCCAAATGGATGTGAAGGCGTCCCCTGCCGGGTGTGCAAAAAATAATGGCCGGTCTGCCGGCCGGATCCGAAAATCGGACCCAGCCATTGTACGCAGACCGGCCAATCATACGTGGCAGAAGTTAACCTCTGTCACGAGATGTTCACCGAATAGGCGGAAGTCAGTCTTCGAGGTCGACTTCCCGGACCATCTCGGCACCGATGCCGGCCTTGATTGCGTCAAGGACCTGCTGCGGAACCGAACTGTCAATGGTGAGGAGGGCCAGGACCTGGCCGCCCTCGGCCTGGCGCGCAACCTGCATGCCGGCGATGTTGATGTTGTTCATGCCCAGGATGTGCCCG harbors:
- a CDS encoding 3-isopropylmalate dehydrogenase; the encoded protein is MSASTINLAVIPGDGIGPEVIAEALKVMEKVVAAEGVTLDQTHYKLGAQHWLETGETLPEEVLSDLRTRDAILFGAVGAAPGDTRIPSGIIEREMLLKLRFSLDHFVNLRPSRLFGSVGSPLANPGEIDFIVVREGTEGPYVGNGGTLRAGTKHEVATEVSLNTAHGVERVVRDAFRRASERPRKHVTLVHKHNVLVFAGHLWKRTVEAVAQEFPDVTHDYLHIDAATIFMVTDPARFDVIVTDNLFGDIITDLAAAVTGGIGLAASGNINMERTAPSMFEPVHGSAPDIAGQQKADPTAAILSAALLLDHLGYADAAKKIEAAVIADVESRDGRERATSEVGDAIAAAL
- a CDS encoding class F sortase codes for the protein MVRDHWNRRKHSAVVRGPVLSLRDLLVLAVCIAGLLGAWLVYGVTGPGSQGAPAAGEPAAVVLSESRPEPDDAAREPAPATEQATLPPVPLADGGTSAPPPAPLYPAAAAPQRITYPAAGMDVVVHPLEPQSVDAASHSIVPPETMDGYWLANLGTPGDGSVNTSYVIGHSWEGLDAPFNHLSSAAAAGDELTVTTSTGAMTYRVDSVTTYTKATLKDSPIWAVVPNRLVLISCYTEDPWGKNVAVVASPVSGQ
- the metG gene encoding methionine--tRNA ligase, which translates into the protein MSSSAQTPFYITTAITYPNGVPHIGHAYEYIATDAMARFKRLDGYDVFFLTGTDEHGMKIAQTAEKEGITPKELVDRNAEIYKAAHSALGISYDRFIRTTDEDHYAASQAIWKKMEANGDIYLSKYEGWYSVRDEAYYVEDETVVKEDGLRYSRETDTELTWTAEESYFFRLSAYQDKLLALYEAHPEFGAPQSRFNEVISFVKRGLEDLSISRTTFDWGVPVPGNDKHVMYVWVDALTNYLTGVGYPDTDSESFRKFWPADVHVIGKDISRFHAIYWPAFLMSAGLELPRRIMIHGFLNNNGVKMSKSLGNVVAPSDFVAQYGLDQVRFFFLREVPFGADGSYSHEAIVGRMNSDLANNFGNLAQRSLSMVAKNCEGRVPVPGAFTAEDTALLAQANGLLDAARAAFEKQEFSRALEAIWGVLGDTNAYFAEQAPWVLRKTDVERMNTVLYVTLEVLRIVAILVQPVMPTASAALLGTLGQPDGDARRFDAIATPLVPGTELPAPAPIFPKYEEPAEA
- a CDS encoding ABC transporter ATP-binding protein, whose product is MNNDLNLDRIPQDDAGDGSLQTRANTILKAADHGTPLELSNITIRYGGQKGGADAVNVVEGFDLTLHAGEMHCVAGRSGSGKTSILTVGAGLTLPTSGRVFWEGQSLESMGDDEIADRRRALIGYVDQGGALIDGMSALENVLLPAVPDGEVDQRRDMAKDLLDLVGLGRRMRHRPAQLSGGERQRVAIARALILGTRVLVVDEPTASLDRTSANRIISILKDTTSDGIAVLVASHDHELVRLSDTLTELI
- a CDS encoding ABC transporter permease, with product MNAVQRFIRSRVLLLTAAILIVAMCLSVLVQGQSQAALNRTVDQNSRGLYDILVQAKAGSGGVLMQPEIANGQGGISFDQLDGIRKLSGTSVAAPISLVSRVSQNLESPRLDAMDYLGFNAGLVGTATAGEPGGTDPSKWPAAESVLSDEAKKYRMTASAVSSDGQSEQTLFKSMAEGSLGKARLIEEQTAGGKSIRIAGAEGETGIKFPAPAGGSEHNLFNLSVSLPLAPQVTESVVAVDPVSERALLGTAGDFLAPLEKAPPADARNAGAIGRHFESLFTTGISMEELEEGPDFLGVKLKYWAPLMTQYQQAKRNGQLTADSQAIPLIVRSGTSLDLKYSVKIEEIDDSGNVVKDVGTVTRSLDKDYLPFVSKSPFALSWPGSQDYSQLLGNTGNFSQGLYNPATWSTDFASAPKYTDGSTAGNGAVDKTATPGEWVTVNRLPEKGANNAPVDQTQREPVDERSYRESLETGTKVAAPLAMVYGTFDADKVQEAAGDINRLPLGGYDPSPMTLTEDAQGNKVEDTELKPSLSATGLVSQSAGAITDYYGLAAARGYEDNASVIDAVRVRAKAPGSWKESQPEVEQLADEIRDMGLEATVVAGSAREDANIFVPGYSKDGAGKESALGTVTQSWVRQDAADAVSGSLTGTNITLLFLTLCGAALLTGASTVSYIRQRRREAGTLRAMGWTQNRIRSWVLAEFAVGAALLAIAGTILSLVSWNLATVIVSASVLVLYAAAAYFAARQLRHRDEVDQEPQHDERLIAVDSPLTFANRQLSTNKFNTISLAVAVGVFGAAVGGLIALLIDIPRAAGASALSGLAAASVALPSIILALSGVAVGLVLTLVTGRFELQAKRQYLGTLEAMGWNPDMLGQVRLFENALVGTVALPLGVVGALGIGLLLAPYAALWAALAGLVAVLCWIPIATKVVQ